The Granulicella arctica genome segment CGCTCCTGGCAGGCGATGCCCTTACCACCGTCAGCGAGCTCCGCGTCGCCGGCGATGCCCCCTGGACCTTCCCCCTGCCCAACTTCGGCACCTGGCACAAGCCCACCGCCGACGCCAGCGCAAAACGCCTCCTGGAATTCCCCATCCAACGCTTCGCCACCGGCCACGGCCCCGTCCGCAACGGAGGCACCCCCACCCTGCAAACCGCCATCACCCACACCACCCGCTAAACGCACTCGTTGTTGTCTTCTTTAGACCCAGTCCCACAAAACTGTCATCCTGAGCGAGCACAGCGAGTCGAAGGACCTGCGGCTGTTTTTGCTCTTGCCGTTGCTTGTTCTCATCCCAACCCACCCAAAACACTGTCATCCTGAGCGAAGGCGAAGCCGCAGCCGAAGGACCTGTATTGGCCGTTGCAGTTGCTCTCGCCCTACCTCAGCTCCGCCATCGCAACACCACCGGCCCACTCAACGGATGCTCCCCAGTTCCCTTCAACCGCGCCTGCTTCAGCGCGAAGTACCACTTCGCCGGTTTGTCCGCATCATCAATCAGCATCAGCGAAGGATTCGACCGCAGCCCCTGCGCCTGCTCGATCATCGTCTCCTGATCCTGCCGCACAAACCGCGCTCCAAAGAACGTAGCGATCGAAGTCACAAACGGCACCCAATAAAAAACATTCCACGCCGCCACCACATCGATCCGACACGTCGAAGCCGTAACCGGCGTAATCGTCGTCAAACTCGAGAACCACTTCGCCCCACACCGAATCGTCTCCAGCCGCCGGTTCGGCAACACAAAGTCGATCGTCGTCGTAATCGGCTCCCCATACACCCCCAGCAACTTATACGGAGCCGAGTTCCCCGAAGGCGCATGCGCGCTCATCCGAAACCCCGCGTTTCGCCCATTGTTTTCGCGATCTTCCAATGGCTCGAAGTGCTTCGTCTTCTCATGGATGCTCGCCTTCGACCGCCACCACCACGCCTGGTGCACAAACGGTCCATGTGCCGGGTCCATCAACCCGATAATCCCGTGATCCACATTGCACGGCAGCTCCGCCACCAGATGCGCGCTCTTATATCGAGCCGAAAACTTCGGCAGCTCCGGCACCACCGGCAGATTGCTCACCACACGCCCCGCTCCGGCAGCCGGAACATACACCCACGCATACCCATCGCGCTCCTCACACGGAAACGCCGCCGCATAGATCTTCGTCGGATCCAACCCCTCGCGCTGCTCCGCCGTCAGCGAAGGAATCTCCACGCACTGCCCGCCGCACGGCTCGAACCGCCAGCCATGGTACTTGCACTGCACCGTCTCCCCATCGAACCAGCCCGCCGACAGCGGAATCCCCCGATGCGGACAAAGGTCCCGCATCGCAAACACACGCCCATCGGACCTGCGCCCCAGCAGCACCGGAATCCCCAGCAGCGTCGCCGTCGTCATCTTCCCGACGCGCAGCTCACTGGCACGAAGCGCCGGATACCAGTCGCCGAACAACAGCTCCGTCGGAGGGCCAGCCACATCCGCCAGTCTCACGAAATCACCCAAACAAGCACCTCCGCAGTTGCTCCTTTGACTATAGTCAAACCCAGCGTCACGACGTCCGCCATGAGCAGCACTCTAGTGTGCTGAGTCTTAAGTTCGCTACCTCACCAAAAACTGTCATCGTGAGCGAAGATTGTCGCGGCCTTATCGCGAGAGGCAGCCGAAAGAAGGCAGTGGTCAGTTTGCATCCACAGTTTTCGAATGACCGGTAATCTGAAATCTTTGGGTTATGAACCCAAAGAGCAGGGCCTCAAACCCTCGAATTGCATGTCAGCGGAGAACTCCACACTGCGCAGTTTGACCCTTCCAGGCAACAATTGAATTGGGAGCAAGCCTGAGCTATTCGATTGGGTCAACAGATTAGAACCCCGCTTGGGTTCGGCAGTCGGGTGCTCCTGCATGACCAAGCCAGCCCGAAGTCATCCGAGCCGTACAAGTTGCCAGCTCTATCAGCAACCACAATTGACGAGCCGTTTGCGGCGATGCAACCGGTGTCAACTTTACCCTCGGTCCATACCGGCATCCCACCTTCGACGGCTACTAGGGATCCATATGGATTGACCGGCCTCCGATAAATTCGCCCCTCAGCCGCAAAGGGATCGATCGACGCGGAGACAAGAATGTCGTCGCCCGAAAACGCTACTGCGGAGCAGTGTAGTGCGTGTAGGCCGTCGCGTTCTATGGTCCACGTTGCTCCTGCGTCACGGCTAACGCAAAGGCCGATAGCGGCCGCCGCGGCGACAATATCCGGATTTGCCTGGTGCGCACGCACCTCATGAACATCGCTGTTGATATCGATGGTGGGCTGCCAGGTTCTTCCGCCATCCATGGAACGCGGAATGCCTCCCACGTGAACGTTGGCGAACAATACACTCCCGTTCGAGTTGGCCGCAACAGAGCGAATACCTAGCGGTGGTCCAAGACGCTGCCCACTAACAATTGCCGAACCCGCGAACCAGGCATCCCGCCCCGCGACGTTGTCAAAACCATCTATAGGATCGAGCACGCCGCCCCCATCGCTCAACCGCAGCATGCGGGCATCGTCCGTTCCAACGTAGATGATGCCTCGCACGGTCATACAGCAGGATAGGTCGAACTCGCTTGTAGCGACGGCTGTCCACTCGCCGTTTGGTGCACGCCTGCGCAGGGAATGCCCGCCAACTATCGCGAGCGCACCGCCTTGTCCATCCGGTGCGAGCCCTCTGACGGGCTGGTTCGCAATCTCTTGCGTGTGCCCCTCGTCGGTGACTGCGAACAACCCATCGCCCCACGTTGCCACAAGTATCGTCGGTTTCGTCACGGATTGTCTTCCCTCTCCCAGTTATCGCCGCTATTGTTACGACACAGGCTAAACCATGGCCCATGTTCACGCATGAACAATGTCCTTTATCATGCGTAAAGAAAATTTGAAAACATCACCCATAACTTTATGGATGGCTTTAGCTGTGGTGTCTCAACAGGTTGTTGACACCTAGGCCTGAGCGGAGCTTGTCGCGGCCTTATCGCGAGAAGCGTAGTCGAAGGACCCGCATTTTACTCAAAGCACCGACGACTCCCCCGGCTTGAGGGTGAGGACAAAAGAACAGCTACCCCCTGCCCTTCGACAGGCTGACAAACTCAGGGCGCGCTCCACATGACAGATGTGTGGAACGAACTTCAAACTCATCACACTAGCTGCCTCCGAGCCCGGCGTCCGCTTGGAACGCCCTCTCCAAACCCGTCACTCCAGTAGACTGTCCTCACTGCCGTGAATCCGCCCATGATCTCTTCCGCCATCCCCGCCGAGCGAGCTTCATCTACCCGCAACAGGCTCATTCTAATTGGTTTATGGATTATCTTCTACGCCGGCTTCACCCTCTTCACTCCCCCGCTGCTGGACGACGCCGACTCCGTCCACGCCGAGGTCGCCCGCGAGATGATCCTCCGTCACGACTGGGTCACCCTCTACGCCAACGGCATCCGCTACCTCGAAAAAGCCCCCGTCCTCTACTGGTCGATGGCCGCCAGCTTCAAGCTCTTCGGCGTCAGCACCGCCGCCGCCCGTCTGCCATTGGCACTTTCAGTATTAGCGCTTCTATTAACCCTCGAAGCCTTCGCCCGCCGAGCCTTCCAAAGCACCCGAGCCGGTCTCTACGCCGGACTCGTCCTGCTCTCCAGCTTCGGCATCTTCATCTTCACCCGCATCCTCATTCCCGACCTCGCCGTCTGCCTCTGGCTTACTTTGGCAATGCTCTGTTTCTGGAAGACCGAGCAGCAGGAGCAGCCCAGCCGCTGGCTTTGCTACGGATTCGCCGCCTGCTGCGCTCTGAATGTGCTCACAAAAGGGCTCATCGGGATCGTTTTCCCGGTCGTCATCGTCCTCGCGTACCTTTTGTTGACCAGGAATGTTCCACGTGGAACATTCCTGCGGCTCCGCCAGCTGCATCCGCTTTCGAGTTTGGCTGTCTTTTTTGCCATCGCCGCCCCCTGGCACATCCTCATCGGCCTCGCGAACCCCACCCAGGGGCATCCTGGAGGCGTTGCCTTTGTACATGGGCACTGGAGCGTTCCGCTGCCGACCGATGGGAATGTGCATGGGTGGTTCTGGTTTTACTTCGTGAACGAGCAAGTCTTGCGGTATCTGAATCTGCGGGTGCCGCGGGATTATGACACGGTTCCGTTGCTATTGTTCTGGGGGTTATTACTGATCTGGTTAATGCCATGGAGTGCTTTTATTTTCAATGACATAGCCGCAATTCGACGTGACAGAACGCGGCTCCTGCTGGGACTGTGGGCGGCTATTCCGATGCTGTTTTTCTCATTTTCCACACGGCAGGAGTATTACGTGCTTCCGGCGATTCCGGCGCTTGTGCTGCTGCTGGCTGCGTGGCTGGATGAGGATGCGAAGGAGCCGGGGATCGCCGGGCGGCGCATTGCCGTCGTGCTCTTCGCGTTTGGAACGATCGCGTCGGCTATGGCTCTCTTCTTTGCCTACTCGGGGACTAAGCCTAGCGCGAACATGGACTTAGCGAGCATGTTGCAGCAGAATCCCGGGGACTATGCCTTGTCGTTTGGGCATTTTCTCGATCTGAACCGGGAGGCCATGGGAGCCTTTCGCGTTCCGTTGCTGCTGACGGCGATTGCGCTCTTCGGTAGCAGCCTTGCTCATCTTCTGTTGCGCAGGCGGGGGAAGGCTCACGCCGCCAACCTTGCGCTGGCTGCTGGAGCCTTTGGCTTTCTGCTCGCTGCGCATCTTGGACTACAGACTTTCTCGCCGGTGCTGACCTCGCGACAGTTGGCTGCGGCTATTGCGCCGCAGTTGAAGGCGCAGGATTTGATCGTCATCCACGGGGAGTATGAAGCAGCGAGCACGCTGGGGTTCTATCTGCGGCGGAACGATCTGCATATTCTTGAGGGGCGCAGCTCGAACCTTTGGTATGGGAGCTTCTTTCCGGATGCGCCGAAGATCTTCGAGACGAAGGAGAGCCTTGCGGCGCGCTGGCCGGGGCCGCAGCGCATCTTTCTCTGGCAGGATTTGAGTAACGATCCCGGACCTCTGCCGGTACTGCCGGGACCGGTTTATTTGATCTTCAAGTCAGGCGGAAAAGAGATTCTAAGTAACCGGATGGGGCAATAGCTGCGGGCTAGAACCTTCCCACAAAACCATCTTCGGGAATGGTGCGATGTACCTTCTCGTGCACCGATTACTTCCTAGTCGACTTATGGGAAGCAATGCAGGGCTCACGAGCCACGGACAAAGCCATAACACATCCACCACCGATTGTTTTCCCCGCAGCCCATCCCTGCCGCCGAAGGTAGAATCGAGGTATGTCGATCGATCTGAATGCTACCCTTGCCTCCGCCGACCCGGAGATCGCCTCCCAGATACAGAACGAAGTCGCCCGCCAGCATGAGGGCCTCGAGATGATCGCATCCGAGAACTTCGTCAGCCGCGCGGTGCTGGAGGCTGCAGGCACGGTCTTCACGAACAAGTATGCCGAAGGCTACCCCGGCAAGCGCTACTACGGCGGCTGCGAGTTCGCCGATGTCGTCGAGAACCTCGCCCGCGACCGCGCCAAGCAGCTCTTCGGCGCCGAGCATGCCAATGTGCAGCCGCACTCCGGCTCGCAGGCCAACGCTGCCGCCTTTATGACGCTGCTTTCGCCCGGCGACACCATCCTCGGCCTCGATCTCGCGCACGGCGGCCACCTCACCCACGGCCACAAGCTCAACTTCTCCGGCAAGCTCTACCGCGTCGTCGGCTATCAGGTCCGCAAAGACACCGAGACCATCGACTACGACGAGCTCGAAGCAACCGCCGAGCGTGAGCGCCCCAAGGTCATCATCGGAGGCGGCAGCGCCTACCCGCGCATCTTCGACTTCGCCCGTATGCGTGCCATCGCGGACAAGGTCGGCGCACATCTGGTGGTCGATATGGCGCACTTCGCCGGGCTGGTCGCCGCTGGCGTTCATCCCTCGCCCGTGCCCCACGCGCACATCGTCACCACCACGACGCACAAGACGCTGCGCGGCCCCCGCGGTGGCCTCATCCTCTGCCGGCAGGAGTTTGCCGCTGGTGTGGACCGCAGCGTCTTCCCCGGCCAGCAGGGCGGTCCGCTCGTCCACATCGTCGCGGCGAAGGCCGTGGCCTTCCGCGAGGCGCTCCAGCCGGAGTTTGCCGCCTACGCGCAGCAGATCGTCGCCAACGCCAAGGTCCTTGCCGAAGCCATCGCAGGCGAGGGTTACCGCATCGTCTCGGGTGGAACCGATACGCATCTGATGCTTATCGACGTCTTCCAGAAGGGCATCCTCGGCAGCGAGGCGGAGCACGCGCTCGGCGAGGCGGGCATCACCGTCAACAAGAACGCCATCCCTTACGACACCAATCCGCCGGTAAAGCCCAGCGGCATCCGCATCGGCACACCCGCTCTCACCACACGCGGCATGAAGGAGCCCGAGATGCGCATCATCGCCGGATGGATCGCCGAGGCGCTCGAGCATCGCAACGACGCAGCCCATCTCGCAAAGATTCGCGGACAGGTTGTTGAACTGGCAGAGAAGTTTCCACTGTATGCTTGGCTACGATAGCTAAGGAGCCGTGCAATGGCGATCGCGATGATGTCATGGATGCTGGCGATTCCCCTGCTGGGGTTCGCAACCGGCCTGCGTAGCATGACTCCCATCGCGGTCCTGTGCTGGTTCGGCTACTTCGGCACGCTTCCCGTGCATCACGACTGGGCCTTCTGGACGACCCGGCTGGTCACGGCGATCGTCTTCACGGTCTTTGCTGTGGGCGAGTACATCGGCGATGTACTGCCGCAGATGCCGAACCGCACCTCGCCCGTTCCACTCACGGCGCGTCTCATCCTCGGCGGTCTGGTCGGAGCCCTTGCAGCCACGGCGCTGCATGGATCGGCTCTTGAAGGCATCATCCTCGGTTCACTGGGCGCGCTGCTCGGCGCATTTGTGGGCTTCCACGTCCGGCGCGACCTCGTCCAAAGCACCGGCTGGCCGGACTGGACCGCGGCGATCACCGAAGACGCGGTCGCCATCCTGGCTGCGGTCTTCGCGATGGCCATCGTTACGGGATAATCCGATTTTCCTAGTAAAATAGTTGTTTCAGATATAGAATGATGAGTGGTTGTTGGGCCGCGAAAGAATGGCCAGGGACCTGTGAAGCTGTTTTGGAAGTCGTTCCTTTCTGTAGTCGTCACGCTGCTCCTCTACGAGGGCATGGTGACCGCATTCCATCTCCTCAATCTCCCCAGTAGTCTGGCTGTCTTCGCCGGCATGTGCCTGTTGCTGTTGCTGGCAGCGGGTGGATTCATCGTGTTTCGTTTTATCTGGAGGCGGTTGTGACGTTATTTGGTGAGGTTATGAACCCCGGCAGCGGCCGGAGTGGAGATGCACAGCAGCAGTACATGGCAAAGCTGTTGAAGCGCGGAGCGGTAGTGCTCGTGCTGCTCGTCGCCGCCATCATCTTCTTCAACTACGTAGCGGCGATCACGCGGATCGGCGCGGGCTACGTCGGCGTGGAGGTGGTCCTGAGCGGTTCGCAGCGCGGACCCTCGGAGATCCCCATCCGCACCGGATGGGTCTTCTACAGTCCGCTGCGGTCGCAGATTATCGAGTTCCCGACCTTTGTGCAGACGGTAAAGTGGACGCACGATCTGAACGAGGGCCGCGCCAGCAATGAGGAGATGAGCTTCAACTCGAAGGAGGGCATGGAGATCTACTCGGACGTGTCGCTCTCCTACGCGATCGAGCCGCGCCGTGTGCCGGACTTTTACGTGAAGTACCGGCTGAGCGATCTCGATATGTTTACCCACGGCATCCTGCGCGATGTGGTGCGGAACAGCCTCAACGAGGTGGCGTCGACCTATAGCGTCGAGCAGATCTACGGGGAGCAGAAGGCGGAGTTTCTGGCCAAGGTCCAGACGCTGATCCAGCAGAAGATGGAGCCGGTTGGTGTGGGCATCCAGCAGTTCGGCTTCATCGGTGCGCCGCGCGTACCGGCTGTGATTGCCACCGCGATCACCTCCAAGGCACAGGCAATCCAGGACGCCGAGCGTGCCCGTAACGAGCTGGCGAAGACGCAGGCCGAGGCGGCAAAGACCGTCGCCGAGGCCGAGGGTGAGGCGAAGGCCGCCGTCACCCGCGCCAACGGCGAGGCCGAGGCGAACAAGATTCGTCAGACGTCGCTGACGCCGCAGTTGCTGGAGCTCAGGAAGATCGAGAACCAGAAGGCGCTCATTGATCGCTGGAACGGCCAGCTTCCGACGGTGCAGACCGGCAATGGTGGTCTGCTGATGGAGCTGCCAAAGCCGGACAAATAACCGCACTCCTGCCTGTCAGCCCCATCCGAAGCGGGTGGGGCTGCATCAGATAGAGAGGAGATCCCACATGGAGTATGTAAATCTTGGCAAGACCGGTCTCAAGGTCTCGCGAATCTGTCTCGGCTGCATGACGTATGGTGCCCCGGCCGTCGAGCCAATGGCCGGGCGTCACGCATGGGCGCTGGACGAGCAGCAGAGCCAGCCATTTCTACGGCAGGCACTCGATTTAGGCATCAACTTCTTCGACACCGCCAATGCATACTCAAGCGGTGCCAGCGAAGAGGTGCTCGGCCGCTTCCTCAAGGCGAACACACGGCGGGAGAACGTCGTCATCGCGACCAAGGTCTTTTTTGGTCTAAGCGACGATCCCAATGGCAAGGGCCTTTCGCGCAAAGCTATTCTGCATGAGCTTGACGAGAGCCTGCGTCGCCTCGGCACGGATTACGTCGATCTCTACCAGATCCACCGCTGGGACTATGAGACGCCCATCGAGGAGACGCTTGAGGCGTTGCACGATGTCGTCAAAGCGGGCAAGGTCCGGTACATCGGCGCGTCGTCCATGTTCGCATGGCAGTTCGCCAAAGCGCTCTATCTCGCGGACAAGCACGGCTGGACACGCTTCATCTCCATGCAGAACCACTACAACCTCCTCTATCGCGAAGAGGAACGCGAGATGATGGGCCTGTGCGCGGCTGAGGGCATCGGTGTCATTCCCTGGTCGCCGCTCGCACGCGGACGGCTGACGCGGGCTTGGGATGCGGAGAGCACGAAGCGCTCGGAGACGGA includes the following:
- a CDS encoding aldo/keto reductase, translating into MEYVNLGKTGLKVSRICLGCMTYGAPAVEPMAGRHAWALDEQQSQPFLRQALDLGINFFDTANAYSSGASEEVLGRFLKANTRRENVVIATKVFFGLSDDPNGKGLSRKAILHELDESLRRLGTDYVDLYQIHRWDYETPIEETLEALHDVVKAGKVRYIGASSMFAWQFAKALYLADKHGWTRFISMQNHYNLLYREEEREMMGLCAAEGIGVIPWSPLARGRLTRAWDAESTKRSETDKVSQALYSKTEDADKAVVDRLGEIAEQHGLPRSQVALAWMLAKPVITSPIVGASKPGHLEDAVAALSVKLTPEEVLSLEEPNVPHPTLGFS
- a CDS encoding ArnT family glycosyltransferase, translating into MISSAIPAERASSTRNRLILIGLWIIFYAGFTLFTPPLLDDADSVHAEVAREMILRHDWVTLYANGIRYLEKAPVLYWSMAASFKLFGVSTAAARLPLALSVLALLLTLEAFARRAFQSTRAGLYAGLVLLSSFGIFIFTRILIPDLAVCLWLTLAMLCFWKTEQQEQPSRWLCYGFAACCALNVLTKGLIGIVFPVVIVLAYLLLTRNVPRGTFLRLRQLHPLSSLAVFFAIAAPWHILIGLANPTQGHPGGVAFVHGHWSVPLPTDGNVHGWFWFYFVNEQVLRYLNLRVPRDYDTVPLLLFWGLLLIWLMPWSAFIFNDIAAIRRDRTRLLLGLWAAIPMLFFSFSTRQEYYVLPAIPALVLLLAAWLDEDAKEPGIAGRRIAVVLFAFGTIASAMALFFAYSGTKPSANMDLASMLQQNPGDYALSFGHFLDLNREAMGAFRVPLLLTAIALFGSSLAHLLLRRRGKAHAANLALAAGAFGFLLAAHLGLQTFSPVLTSRQLAAAIAPQLKAQDLIVIHGEYEAASTLGFYLRRNDLHILEGRSSNLWYGSFFPDAPKIFETKESLAARWPGPQRIFLWQDLSNDPGPLPVLPGPVYLIFKSGGKEILSNRMGQ
- a CDS encoding Rieske 2Fe-2S domain-containing protein → MGDFVRLADVAGPPTELLFGDWYPALRASELRVGKMTTATLLGIPVLLGRRSDGRVFAMRDLCPHRGIPLSAGWFDGETVQCKYHGWRFEPCGGQCVEIPSLTAEQREGLDPTKIYAAAFPCEERDGYAWVYVPAAGAGRVVSNLPVVPELPKFSARYKSAHLVAELPCNVDHGIIGLMDPAHGPFVHQAWWWRSKASIHEKTKHFEPLEDRENNGRNAGFRMSAHAPSGNSAPYKLLGVYGEPITTTIDFVLPNRRLETIRCGAKWFSSLTTITPVTASTCRIDVVAAWNVFYWVPFVTSIATFFGARFVRQDQETMIEQAQGLRSNPSLMLIDDADKPAKWYFALKQARLKGTGEHPLSGPVVLRWRS
- the glyA gene encoding serine hydroxymethyltransferase encodes the protein MSIDLNATLASADPEIASQIQNEVARQHEGLEMIASENFVSRAVLEAAGTVFTNKYAEGYPGKRYYGGCEFADVVENLARDRAKQLFGAEHANVQPHSGSQANAAAFMTLLSPGDTILGLDLAHGGHLTHGHKLNFSGKLYRVVGYQVRKDTETIDYDELEATAERERPKVIIGGGSAYPRIFDFARMRAIADKVGAHLVVDMAHFAGLVAAGVHPSPVPHAHIVTTTTHKTLRGPRGGLILCRQEFAAGVDRSVFPGQQGGPLVHIVAAKAVAFREALQPEFAAYAQQIVANAKVLAEAIAGEGYRIVSGGTDTHLMLIDVFQKGILGSEAEHALGEAGITVNKNAIPYDTNPPVKPSGIRIGTPALTTRGMKEPEMRIIAGWIAEALEHRNDAAHLAKIRGQVVELAEKFPLYAWLR
- a CDS encoding DUF4126 family protein, translating into MMSWMLAIPLLGFATGLRSMTPIAVLCWFGYFGTLPVHHDWAFWTTRLVTAIVFTVFAVGEYIGDVLPQMPNRTSPVPLTARLILGGLVGALAATALHGSALEGIILGSLGALLGAFVGFHVRRDLVQSTGWPDWTAAITEDAVAILAAVFAMAIVTG
- a CDS encoding SPFH domain-containing protein, whose amino-acid sequence is MTLFGEVMNPGSGRSGDAQQQYMAKLLKRGAVVLVLLVAAIIFFNYVAAITRIGAGYVGVEVVLSGSQRGPSEIPIRTGWVFYSPLRSQIIEFPTFVQTVKWTHDLNEGRASNEEMSFNSKEGMEIYSDVSLSYAIEPRRVPDFYVKYRLSDLDMFTHGILRDVVRNSLNEVASTYSVEQIYGEQKAEFLAKVQTLIQQKMEPVGVGIQQFGFIGAPRVPAVIATAITSKAQAIQDAERARNELAKTQAEAAKTVAEAEGEAKAAVTRANGEAEANKIRQTSLTPQLLELRKIENQKALIDRWNGQLPTVQTGNGGLLMELPKPDK
- a CDS encoding WD40/YVTN/BNR-like repeat-containing protein; translated protein: MTKPTILVATWGDGLFAVTDEGHTQEIANQPVRGLAPDGQGGALAIVGGHSLRRRAPNGEWTAVATSEFDLSCCMTVRGIIYVGTDDARMLRLSDGGGVLDPIDGFDNVAGRDAWFAGSAIVSGQRLGPPLGIRSVAANSNGSVLFANVHVGGIPRSMDGGRTWQPTIDINSDVHEVRAHQANPDIVAAAAAIGLCVSRDAGATWTIERDGLHALHCSAVAFSGDDILVSASIDPFAAEGRIYRRPVNPYGSLVAVEGGMPVWTEGKVDTGCIAANGSSIVVADRAGNLYGSDDFGLAWSCRSTRLPNPSGVLIC